A part of Eremothecium sinecaudum strain ATCC 58844 chromosome VII, complete sequence genomic DNA contains:
- the RPC11 gene encoding DNA-directed RNA polymerase III core subunit RPC11 (Syntenic homolog of Ashbya gossypii AGR029W; Syntenic homolog of Saccharomyces cerevisiae YDR045C (RPC11)) has product MLSFCPYCNNMLPVSKADSGIYKMSCPSCPYDFPIEGIEIYDRQDLQRKEVDDVLGGEGAWDNVDQTAIQCPNYDSCGGEKAYFFQLQIRSADEPMTTFYKCVSCGNKWREN; this is encoded by the coding sequence ATGCTCTCTTTCTGCCCATATTGTAATAATATGCTGCCTGTCAGCAAGGCAGACTCTGGTATATATAAGATGAGCTGTCCATCTTGTCCGTATGACTTTCCTATTGAAGGCATCGAAATCTATGACAGACAAGATTTACAGCGTAAAGAAGTTGATGATGTATTAGGGGGGGAAGGAGCATGGGATAACGTTGACCAGACAGCGATACAGTGTCCTAATTATGATTCATGTGGAGGTGAAAAAGCCTATTTTTTTCAACTGCAGATTCGGTCTGCGGACGAGCCGATGACCACTTTCTACAAATGCGTAAGTTGTGGTAATAAATGGAGAGAAAACTAA
- the ORC2 gene encoding origin recognition complex subunit 2 (Syntenic homolog of Ashbya gossypii AGR028C; Syntenic homolog of Saccharomyces cerevisiae YBR060C (ORC2)), with protein sequence MDDENLESGIVGHSGILVSPKDCEPQQPIETPLNTVQRLACKPTATMRQGRSSPRRITKDSKEVIVLGVQEPDVSISPKKRGRPRKQAKLNGGCEIPDINSNNDKYDDNDKNSSKNHTPVDPPISPRRKLRIIESTSPIKQVQARRSGTDDTDAGDDCNIESFATAVTTPFKSPRCQLTFNSPTKSPTNSKHSDMVLPQSHRSIKLDRDFVPTPVPNNYKLPDDRNLTYFFDGFEGYIDQKKPLRAHKKSRSSMVMAQATSKEEFSLLSSALNPYLHNTPRLALKSLQRKLFPQYWFEVLQGFTLLFYGIGSKRQFLDEFVVEYLSPKLSLQYDENLNYDPDADVMGVPVVVINGYNPTCGYRDCFQSIADIMLPEELSRSETKYWNNHVHLQIQKMINYWAHESPEVRLIVLVHNLDGPMLRKDAFQLMLSSLARIRQIAIIASIDNINAPLLWDSLRSQTYNFVFHDITNYDNYSIETTFQNRVNLRNSEVQAGGIDAVKYVLESLTVNSKRLFKLLLQTIKDTMEAAKRIKLTDSRRAGTAFGVPFKSFYQSCASQFIASNELSLRAMLREFIEHKMAHMASDKTGQEAIYINYTFGEIKTLLSEILADI encoded by the coding sequence ATGGATGATGAAAATCTCGAGTCAGGTATTGTGGGACATTCTGGTATACTTGTAAGCCCAAAAGATTGTGAACCACAACAGCCAATTGAAACTCCCTTGAATACAGTACAGCGATTAGCATGCAAACCCACTGCAACAATGCGTCAGGGACGTTCATCCCCAAGACGAATAACAAAGGACTCTAAAGAGGTTATAGTTTTAGGTGTACAAGAGCCTGATGTTTCAATTTCACCTAAGAAAAGAGGAAGACCTCGTAAGCAAGCTAAGCTAAATGGTGGTTGTGAGATTCCCGACATTAATAGTAATAATGACAAAtatgatgataatgataAAAATTCAAGCAAAAACCACACTCCTGTAGATCCACCGATATCACCTAGGAGGAAATTAAGAATTATAGAGTCTACTTCTCCCATAAAGCAGGTACAAGCTAGACGTAGTGGCACTGATGATACGGATGCCGGAGATGACTGTAACATAGAAAGCTTTGCTACAGCAGTAACAACTCCGTTTAAATCTCCACGATGTCAATTAACTTTTAACTCTCCTACTAAATCTCCTACTAATTCGAAGCATTCCGATATGGTATTGCCGCAAAGTCACCGAAGCATAAAGCTGGATCGTGATTTTGTCCCTACTCCGGTTCCAAACAACTACAAACTGCCTGATGACAGGAATCTGACCTATTTCTTTGATGGCTTTGAAGGTTACATAGATCAAAAGAAACCTTTAAGGGCACATAAAAAGTCGCGAAGCTCAATGGTGATGGCGCAGGCAACTTCCAAGGAGGAATTCTCATTGCTAAGTAGCGCTTTGAACCCGTACTTACATAACACGCCCCGGTTGGCGTTAAAGTCCCTACAACGTAAACTATTTCCGCAATACTGGTTTGAAGTGCTTCAAGGCTTCACCTTGTTGTTCTATGGGATCGGTTCGAAAAGGCAATTCCTCGACGAGTTTGTTGTGGAATATTTATCTCCCAAATTAAGTCTTCAATATGATGAAAACCTGAACTATGACCCCGATGCTGATGTCATGGGGGTTCCTGTGGTAGTAATAAATGGCTACAATCCTACATGTGGATACAGAGATTGCTTCCAAAGCATAGCTGATATCATGCTTCCAGAGGAACTTAGTCGCTCAGAAACGAAATACTGGAATAACCATGTTCACTTACAAATCCAAAAAATGATCAACTACTGGGCCCACGAATCCCCAGAGGTTCGATTAATAGTACTGGTTCATAACCTAGATGGCCCTATGCTGAGAAAAGATGCGTTTCAACTCATGTTGAGCTCTCTCGCAAGAATTCGCCAAATTGCAATTATCGCATCGATAGACAATATTAATGCTCCTTTGCTTTGGGATAGCCTTCGTTCCCAAACTTACAATTTTGTCTTCCATGATATTACCAATTACGACAACTATTCTATTGAAACGACCTTTCAAAATCGTGTTAACCTTCGTAACTCAGAAGTACAGGCTGGTGGTATTGACGCAGTTAAATACGTCCTGGAATCACTTACCGTGAATTCAAAAAGACTTTTCAAGCTCTTACTTCAGACAATCAAAGATACTATGGAAGCGGCAAAACGAATCAAGCTTACGGATTCTAGGCGTGCGGGAACCGCGTTCGGTGTGCCGTTCAAGTCATTTTATCAATCATGTGCTTCACAATTTATAGCCTCAAATGAACTGTCATTAAGGGCTATGCTGCGAGAATTTATTGAACATAAAATGGCACACATGGCAAGTGATAAAACAGGACAAGAAGCTATCTATATCAATTATACATTTGGTGAAATCAAGACTTTACTGTCTGAGATTCTAGCAGATATATAG